GAGCCTTGTCGATGTTCGCAAAATCAACCGCTTTGCCGTGACCGGCATCGGCAAGTACTTTTGTGATCGCCGCAGTCAGTGTGGTCTTACCATGGTCAACGTGACCAATAGTCCCAATATTGCAGTGCGGCTTCGTGCGTTCAAACTTTTCTTTTGACATTGTCTTTACCTTCTCACTTATATTCAAGCGTCCCGCTCTATCCTCACGGGAAAAGTTAGCTTCGTTAAAATATTAAGATGCGTATTTCGCCTTGACTTCCTCAGCTACATTGTTCGGAACCTCGGCGTAATGGTCGAACTGCATGCTGTACTGAGCACGACCCTGAGTAAATGACCGCAGCTGGTTCACATAACCAAACATGTTGGCAAGCGGAACCATCGCAGTGATCACCTGTGCCGGACCACGGGTTTCAGTGCCCGCGACCTGGCCGCGACGTGAATTCAAGTCACCGATCACGTCACCCATATATTCTTCCGGTGTTACCACTTCAACCTTCATCATCGGCTCGAGGAGCTTGATGCCGGCATCGGCAGCGGCCTGACGCATGGCCCCACGACCGGCAATTTCAAAGGCCAGTACGGAGGAGTCAACGTCATGGTAGGCACCGTCGATCAGGCGCACAGAGAAGTCGATGATCGGGAAGCCGATCAGCGCACCGCTCTCTGCGATGTCGTTGATACCTTTTTCAACACCAGGGATATATTCTTTCGGAATGTTACCGCCCTTGATTTCGTCGAGGAACTGGATACCTGATCCACGCTCACCGGGGGTAACAACCATTTTCACGCGGCCGAACTGACCGGAACCACCGGACTGTTTCTTATGCGTGTAATCAACTTCGATTTCGCGGGCGATGGATTCACGGTACGCAACCTGCGGGGCACCCACATTGGCTTCCACCTTGAATTCACGCTTCATGCGATCAACCAGAATATCGAGATGCAGTTCGCCCATACCGGAAATCACGGTCTGGCCGCTTTCCTCGTCGGACCGAACGCGGAAGCTCGGATCCTCGGCGGCCAGGCGGTTCAGGGCAATACCCATTTTCTCCTGGTCGGCTTTGGATTTGGGCTCCACAGCAACGGAAATCACCGGCTCGGGGAATTCCATACGCTCCAGGATAACCGGCTTGTTGTTGGCACACAGGGTATCACCGGTTGTGGTCTCTTTCAGGCCACAGATGGCGACGATGTCGCCGGCGCGAGCTTCCTTGATGTCCTCACGTGAGTTGGAGTGCATCTGCAGCATACGGCCGACTTTTTCCTTCTTGCCTTTTACGGAGTTCAGGACCTGTGTACCGGTTTCCAGAACGCCGGAGTAGACGCGGCAGAAGGTCAGCGTACCCACGAACGGGTCGTTCATGATTTTAAAGGCCAGGGCAGAGAACGGCTCTTCGTCGGAAGACTTGCGAACCATTTCTGTTTCCGGATCATCAACGGCAACACCGCGGATCGCGGCCACGTCGACCGGAGCCGGCATATAGTCAACAACCGCATCGAGGAGCGGCTGCACGCCTTTGTTTTTAAAGGCCGTACCGCAGAGAACCGGCACGAAGTCACCAGCGATGGTACCTTTGCGGATCAGTTTTTTAAGCGTATCCATGTCGGGCTCGTTGCCTTCCAGATACTGCTCCATGGCATCCTCGTCCTGCTCAACAACAGTCTCGATCAGCTCCATGCGATAGGTTTCGCAATCGTCCTGCATGTCGGCCGGAATATCTTTTTCCACATAGTTGGCGCCCATGCCCTCGTCGTCCCAGACGATCGCTTTCATTTTCAGCAGGTCAACCATGCCTTCAAATTCAGCTTCGGCGCCGATCGGCAGCTGAGTTACCAGCGGCACGGAACCAAGGCGATCCTTGATCATGTCGACGCAACGGTAGAAGTTGGCACCCATGCGGTCCATCTTGTTAACGAAGCACATCCGCGGAACGTCATATTTGTCAGCCTGACGCCAAACGGTTTCGGACTGGGGCTCAACACCGGCCACAGAGTCAAAAACAGCAACCGCCCCGTCAAGAACACGGAGCGAACGTTCAACTTCAATGGTAAAATCCACGTGGCCGGGGGTATCAATAATGTTAATGCGGTGATCATTCCAGAAACAGGTGGTCGCCGCAGAGGTGATGGTAATACCACGCTCCTGCTCCTGCTCCATCCAGTCCATGGTCGCGGCGCCTTCATGAACTTCGCCGATTTTATGGCTCACCCCTGTATAGAACAGGATACGTTCTGTGGTGGTTGTCTTACCTGCATCGATATGGGCCATAATACCGATATTGCGATATCTTTCGAGTGGAGTCTTGCGTGCCATCTTACAAATTCCCTAATCCAGCAACTACTACCAGCGATAATGGGAGAAAGCCTTATTGGCCTCTGCCATACGGTGGGTGTCTTCACGCTTCTTCACGGAAGCGCCACGGTTGTTCAGCGCATCAAGCAGTTCGCCACCAAGACGCTCGGTCATGGTGTTCTCGTTGCGCTTGCGAGACATTTCAATCATCCAGCGGATCGCCAGAGCCTGGGCGCGGTCAGAACGAACCTCGACCGGCACCTGGTAGGTGGCGCCACCAACACGGCGGGAGCGAACCTCAACCGCCGGCTTCACATTGTCGAGGGCCTGATGGAACACTTCCAGCGGCTCCTGACCGGTTTTAGCCTGAACAAGGTCAAGAGCGCCGTAAACGATTCTTTCCGCAACGGATTTCTTGCCATCAACCATCAGGTTGTTCATGAATTTGGTCAGCACGATATCCCCGAACTTGGGATCCGGCAGCACTTTACGTTTTTCAGCAGCGTGACGACGCGACATATCTCAATTCCTTAGCAACAGGTCCTTATTTAGGACGTTTTGCACCATATTTAGAACGACCCTGACGACGATCGGATACACCCTGGGTATCCAGAACGCCCCTCAGAACGTGATAACGAACACCCGGAAGGTCTTTCACACGACCACCGCGAATCAGCACAACGGCGTGTTCCTGCAGGTTGTGTCCCTCACCCGGGATGTAGCTAGTAACCTCAAAACCGTTGGTCAGGCGCACACGAGCAACTTTACGCAGGGCTGAGTTAGGCTTTTTCGGTGTTGTTGTGTAAACGCGAGTACAAACACCACGTTTCTGCGGGCATGCCTGAAGGGCAGGCACCTTGTTACGGGCGGCCGGTTTCTTGCGCGGTTTACGTACCAACTGGTTAACTGTCGGCATATTAGATCCTTAAGTCGTTTTCTTTTCGTACAACAAGACAAACAGCCCCGCTTTTCCTGAAAAAAAGCAATAGAGCAGAGGTCAACCCTGCTCCGGCTGTTCGGTCAAATCCAAAAATTTCCAGTCTCTGAGTATCTTAGGCGCAGCGTTTAGGCTGATAATGGCCTACCACCTGCCCCTCAAAGAGTGTGCGCATACTATGTGCGCTTATATTTACAGTCAAGCAAAATTTAACAGGCTTTTCACAGAACCATCTTTTAGAGAAAAAAGGCCGGTTTTCCCTCATAATCGGGAAGACCAGCCTTGATTCTTAAAATATTCTTTCAACTTTCAGCCCACAGGCGGCTGAAAACCGTCCCGTCCCTGCCGAAACAGGACCGGGCGCCCTGTTATTCAGCCGGGGCTGAGTCGGAATCTCCCAGCGGCAGCGGTTCGCTCTGCGGCTGTTCCGTCGCAATAGTTTCCGCATCCCTTGTCTGGGCGACACGGCGCAGCCGGTTCATGGTCGCACCGGTACCGGCCGGAATCAGGCGACCGACGATAACGTTCTCTTTGAGACCGTTCAGGGTGTCGTGCTTGCCGGAAACCGCAGCTTCGGTCAGAACGCGGGTTGTCTCCTGGAACGAAGCCGCGGAGATGAAGGAGCGGGTCTGCAGCGAAGCTTTGGTGATACCAAGCAGGAGCGGCTCGCCCTTGGCAGGCAGACGTCCTTCTTTTTCCATCTTGGCATTCTGTTCTTCGAACTCCAGACGATCGACCTGTTCACCGAGCAGGAAGGTGGTTTCACCAGGCGAGGTGATTTCCACTTTCTGCAGCATCTGGCGGACAATCACTTCGATGTGCTTGTCGTTGATGCCCACACCCTGCAGGCGGTATACGTCCTGCACCTCGTTGACCAGGTAATTGGCCAGGGCCTCAATACCCATGGTCTTCAGAATATCATGCGGCGCCGGGTTGCCGTCGATGAGATATTCACCGCGGCGGATGAAGTCGCCTTCCTGAACGGAAATATGCTTTCCTTTCGGGATCAGATATTCAACGGGTTCCGCTTCCTCGTCCGCCGGGCGGATGGCGATGCGACGCTTGTTCTTGTAGTCGCGGCCGAATTCAACATAACCGTCAATCTCGGCGATAACAGCATGCTCTTTCGGACGACGGGCTTCGAACAGCTCGGCCACACGCGGCAGACCACCGGTGATGTCCTTGGTCTTGGACGCTTCACGCGGGATACGGGCCACCACGTCACCGGCGTGCACTTCCGCACCGTCGTTGACGGACAGAATGGCGCCGACGGACATGAAGTAGCGGGCCTCAGAACCGTTGGCCAGTTCCACAACCTGGTCGTTCTCATCACGCAGGGTGATGCGCGGACGCAGGTCGGCACCTTTCGGCTGGGAGCGCCAGTCGATCACGACCTTGCTGGAAATACCGGTGGCTTCGTCGGTCTTCTCGCTGATGGAGACACCTTCGATCAGGTCCACATAACGGACGATACCGCCTTTTTCAGTAATGATCGGCAGGGTGTAGGGATCCCATTCAACCAGCTTGTCGCCGTGCTTGATCTCGGCCCCCTCGTCATGGATGAGGTGGGCGCCGTAAGGCACTTTGTGAGTGACGCGCTCGCGACCCTCTTCATCCAGGATCACCAGTTCCATATTGCGGTTCATGACAATCAGGCGGCCTTTGGAGTCGGTCACCACATTGCGGTTGACCAGCTTGATCTTGCCGTCATGAGAGGCCTCGATGGAGGACTGCTCGGAAACGGAAGAGGCCGCGCCACCGATATGGAAGGTCCGCATGGTCAGCTGGGTACCCGGTTCACCGATGGACTGAGCGGCGATCACACCGACAGCTTCACCCATATTCACCGGAATACCGCGGGCCAGGTCACGGCCGTAACATTTACCACAAGCACCTACTTTGGATTCACAGGTCAGGACGGAACGAACCTTGACGGTGGCAACACCGGCATTTTCAATCTGTTCGACTACGGTCTCATCCAAATAGGTGCCGGCCTCCACAATGGTCTGCTCGCTGACGGGGTCAACCACGTCGACCGCGGCACAGCGACCGAGGATACGGTCGCCGAGAGAGACGATCACATCACCGCCCTCTTCCACTTCGCTGATATCGATACCGGCATGAGTGCCGCAATCCTGTTCAACGATGACGCAGTCCTGCGCCACGTCAACCAGACGACGGGTCAGATAACCGGAGTTGGCGGTTTTCAGCGCCGTATCGGCCAGACCCTTACGGGCACCGTGGGTGGAGTTAAAGTATTCGAGAACGCTGAGGCCTTCCTTGAAGTTGGAGATAATCGGCGTTTCGATGATCTCACCGGACGGTTTGGCCATCAGGCCGCGCATACCGGCAAGCTGTTTCATCTGGGCGGCGGAACCACGAGCCCCGGAGTGGGCCATCATATAGATGGAGTTTATTTCGCGGGAGCGACCGGTATCCGGATCGACACCTGTCTGGGAAATCTCCGCCATCATGGCGTCGGCCACACGGTCGGTACACTGGGACCAAGCGTCCACCACCTTGTTGTATTTTTCGCCCTGGGTAATCAGACCGGCGTTATACTGGGCTTCATACTCCTTCACTTCTTCGGAAGTGGTGTTAATCAGCTCTTCCTTGGCGTCCGGGATCACCATGTCGTCTTTACCGAAGGAGATACCGGCCTTGCAGGCCTCGCGGAAACCGAGACGCATGATGCCGTCGGCAAACAGCACGGTGTCTTTCTGTCCGGCATGGCGGTACACCACGTCGATCACCTGAGAAATTTCCTTCTTGGTGAGCTGACGGTTGATCAGGTCAAAGGAAACATTCGGGTGTTTCGGCAGATACTGGGCCAGCATCAGACGACCGGCGGTACTTTCCACCACCAGGGAAACCGGCTCGTTATTTTCGTCAACGGTATTGTAACGGGCTTTGATCTTGCTGTGCAGGGTAATTACCTTGCTGAACAGGGCCTGCTCGATCTCTTCCATGTTACCAAACGCCATGCCTTCGCCCGGCTCACCGACTTTCTCAGTGGTCATATAGTAAAGACCAAGAACGATATCCTGGGACGGTACGATGATCGGCTTGCCGTTTGACGGGCTGAGGATGTTATTGGTGGACATCATCAGCACACGGGCTTCGAGCTGGGCTTCCAGGCTGAGCGGTACGTGTACCGCCATCTGGTCACCGTCGAAGTCGGCGTTGAAGGCGGCACAGACCAGCGGATGCAGCTGGATGGCTTTACCCTCGATCAGAACCGGTTCAAAGGCCTGGATGCCGAGGCGGTGCAGGGTCGGCGCACGGTTCAGCATGATCGGATGTTCACGGATCACGGTGTCGAGAACGTCCCATACTTCGCGGCGCTCTTTTTCCACCAGCTTCTTGGCCTGTTTGATGGTGGTGGCGATGCCGAGCTTGTCGAGCCGCGCATAAATAAACGGCTTGAACAGTTCCAGCGCCATTTTCTTGGGCAGACCGCATTGGTGCAGCAGCAGTTCCGGCCCCACCACAATCACGGAACGGCCGGAATAGTCAACGCGTTTACCCAGCAGGTTCTGACGGAAACGGCCCTGCTTGCCTTTCAGCATGTCGGACAGGGATTTCAGCGGACGCTTGTTGGCGCCGGTGATGACCCGGCCGCGACGGCCGTTGTCGAACAGGGCGTCGACAGCTTCCTGCAGCATACGTTTTTCGTTCCGCACGATAATGTCAGGGGCCCGCAGCTCCATCAGGCGCTTCAGGCGGTTGTTCCTGTTGATCACGCGACGGTACAGGTCGTTGAGGTCGGAAGTCGCAAAACGACCACCGTCCAGCGGTACCAGCGGACGCAATTCCGGCGGGATCACCGGCAGAACGTCGAGAATCATCCAGGACGGCTGATTGCCGGACTCCAGGAAGCCTTCGATCACTTTCAGGCGCTTGACGATTTTCTTCGGCTTCAGTTCGGATTTGGTTTCAGCCAGCTCGCGGCGCAGGTCTTCCCGCTCGGCTTCCAGATCCACATTTTCCAGCAGGATCTTGATGGCTTCCGCCCCGATACCGGCGGTAAAGCTGTCTTCACCATATTCGTCCTGGGCGCGGTAATATTCTTCCTCGCTGAGCAGCTGCTTCATTTTCAGGGAAGTCAGGCCCGGCTCCACAACGATATAGTTTTCGAAGTAAAGCACACGCTCCAGATCCTTCAGAGTCATGTCCAGCATCAGGCCGATACGGCTCGGCAGGGACTTGAGGAACCAGATGTGCGCAACCGGCGCAGCCAGGTCGATATGACCCATACGGTCACGACGCACCTTGCTGAGGGTAACCTCCACGCCACATTTCTCACAGGTAATACCGCGGTATTTCATCCGCTTGTATTTACCGCAGAGACATTCATAGTCCTTGATCGGGCCGAAGATACGGGCACAGAACAGGCCGTCTTTCTCCGGCTTGAAGGTCCGGTAGTTGATGGTTTCCGGTTTTTTGATCTCACCATAGGACCAAGAGCGGATCTGTTCCGGACTGGCGATGGAGATTTTGATGTTATCAAAAGTCTCCGGTTTCGCAGCCGGGTTGAAGAAATTCATAATTTCCTGGCTCATAACCTAATATTCTCCTAAATCTCGTCCGCTCTTAGGGATTATTGATAAGTTCAACATTCAGGCACAGAGACTTCATCTCTTTGACCAGAACGTTAAAGGATTCCGGAATGCCGGCTTCGAAGCTGTCATCGCCACGAACGATGGCTTCATAGACCTTGGTACGGCCGCTCACATCGTCAGACTTGACCGTAAGCATTTCCTGCAGGGTATAGGCGGCGCCGTAAGCCTGAAGGGCCCAGACCTCCATTTCCCCGAAGCGCTGACCACCGAACTGGGCCTTACCGCCCAGCGGCTGCTGGGTAACAAGGCTGTACGGGCCGATGGAGCGGGCGTGGATCTTGTCGTCCACCAGGTGATGCAGTTTCAGCATATAGATGTAACCGACGGTCACCTTACGGTCGAATTTCTCACCAGTACGGCCGTCATAGAGGTCCACCTGACCGGATCCGTCAAGACCGGCCATTTCCAGCATATCCACAACGTCCGCTTCGTGCGCCCCGTCAAAGACCGGGGTCGCCATCGGCACACCGTTGCGCAGGAAGCCGGCCAGGCCGACAACGTCCTCGTCATCCAAGCCGTCAATTTCCGCTTTATACTGGTCTTTGCCGTAAATGGTCTTAAACTTGTCGCGCAGACCTTTCGCCTTGGCAGACGTATCAGAGGCCACATCGTCCAGCATTTCGGAAATCTGCACACCAAGACCACGTGACGCCCAACCCAGGTGGGTTTCCAGGATCTGCCCCACGTTCATACGTGACGGCACGCCCAGCGGGTTCAGCACGATATCGACCGGTGTCCCGTCTTCCAGGTACGGCATATCCTCAACGGGCAGAATGCGGGAGATAACCCCTTTGTTTCCGTGACGACCGGCCATTTTGTCCCCGGGCTGCAGCTTGCGCTTCACAGCCACGAACACCTTGACCATCTTCAGAACGCCCGGCAGCAGTTCGTCACCGCGCTGCAGTTTCTCGATTTTCTCTTCGAAACGGGCACGCAGGCGATCGCGGGCTTCCTCAAACTGCTTGTGCAGGCTGTCCACGTCTTCCATGGTTTTCTCGTCGTCGACGGCAATCTGCCACCACAAACCGCGGCTCAGGCCGTCCAGCAGCTCTTCGGTCACATTTTCACCTTTGGACACCTCTTTCGGGCCGCTGGTGATCACATGGCCCAGAAGCATCGGCTTCAGACGGGCATAGATGTTGCGGTCGAGGATGTTCTGCTCGTCTTCACGGTCTTTGGACAGACGCTCGATTTCCTCGCGCTCGATGGCGATGGCGCGCTCGTCCTTGTCGATACCGTGACGGTTGAACACGCGAACTTCCACAACGGTGCCGGCAACCCCCGGCGGCAGGCGCAGGGAGGTGTCACGCACGTCGGCGGCTTTCTCGCCGAAGATAGCGCGCAGCAGCTTTTCTTCCGGCGTCATCGGGCTTTCGCCCTTAGGTGTAATCTTGCCGACCATGATGTCGCCCGGGTGAACCTCGGCGCCGATGTAAACGATACCGGCTTCGTCCAGGTTGCGCAGGCCTTCCTCACCAACGTTCGGAATATCGCGGGTGATTTCTTCCGGACCAAGCTTGGTATCACGGGCCATCACTTCGAATTCCTCGATATGGATGGAAGTGAAGACGTCGTCTTTCACGATCCGCTCGGAAATCAGGATGGAATCCTCGAAGTTGTAACCGTTCCAGGGCATGAAGGCCACCAGCACGTTCCGGCCCAGCGCCAGCTCACCCATATCGGTGGACGGGCCGTCGGCCATCACGTCGCCACGGTTCAGAACATCGCCCACTTTCACCAGCGGACGCTGGTTGATGCAGGTATTCTGGTTGGAACGCTGGAACTTGCGCAGGGTGTAGATATCCACACCGGACGCGCCTGGCTCCACTTCTTCGGTCACCCGGACCACGATACGGGTGGCGTCGACCTGGTCAACCACGCCGGCACGTTCGGCCACAATGGCGGCGCCGGAATCACGGGCCACAACCCGCTCCATGCCGGTCCCGACAAACGGGGATTCCGCCCGTACCAGCGGCACGGCCTGGCGCTGCATGTTTGATCCCATGAGCGCGCGGTTGGCGTCGTCGTTTTCCAGGAACGGAATGAGTGCCGCAGCCACGGAAACCACCTGTTTCGGAGACACGTCCATCAGGTCGATCTGCTCAGCGGTTTTCAGGTGGTGCTCACCGGCCTCGCGGCAGTCCACCAGCTCAGGCTCAAATGTACCATCGTCATTCAGCGGCGTGTTGGCCTGGGCGACGGTGTATTTTTCCTCTTCCATGGCGGAAAGATAAACCACATCGCGGGTCACCTTGCCGTCAACCACTTTCCGGTACGGAGTTTCGATGAAACCGTATTTATTGACCTTGGCGAAGGTGGCCAGGGAGTTGATCAGACCGATGTTCGGACCCTCAGGGGTCTCAATCGGACAGATACGGCCATAGTGAGTGGTATGTACGTCACGCACCTCGAAACCGGCACGCTCGCGGGTCAGACCGCCCGGGCCAAGGGCCGACAGGCGGCGCTTGTGGGTGATCTCGCTGAGCGGGTTGGTCTGGTCCATGAACTGGCTGAGCTGGGAGGAGCCGAAGAACTCGCGCACAGCCGCAACCGCCGGTTTGGCGTTGACCAGGTCATGGGGCATGACGGTATCAATGTCGATGCTGCTCATGCGCTCACGGATCGCGCGCTCCATGCGCAGCAGACCGATGCGATACTGGTTTTCCATCAGCTCGCCAACGGAACGTACACGACGGTTCCCCAGGTGGTCGATGTCGTCCACGCTGCCTTTGCCGTCTTTCAGCTCCATCAGGGTTTTGAGGATTTTCAGGATGTCTTCTTTGCGCAGGACACGGACATTGTCTTCCGCATCCAGGCCGAGGCGCATATTCATTTTCACGCGACCGACAGAGGACAGGTCATAGCGCTCTTCATCGAAGAACAGGCCATGGAACAGGGCATCGGCGGTTTCGCGGGTCGGCGGCTCACCCGGGCGCATGACGCGATAGATTTCGGACAGCGCCATTTCCTCGTTTTCACACTTGTCGCCCATCATGGTGTTGCGGATGTAGGGCCCCACATTCACATGGTCGATATCGAGGGTATTGATTTCCTTGTAGCCTGCATCTTCAAACACCTGCAGGTGATCTTCGGTGATTTCCTCACCGGCCTCGATATAGATTTCGCCGGTCTTGCCGTTGACCATATCCTCGGCAGCAAAACGACCGATCAGCTCCTCACTGGGCAGCAGAATCTCGGTCAGGCCGTCCTTGGCCAGCTTGTTGGCCAGGCGCGGAGTAACTTTCTTGCCGGCTTCCACAACAACTTCACCGTTGCTGGCGTCAACCAGGTCGTAGGCCGGCTTCACACCGCGCCAGGAAGCGGGTTCGAAAGGCACAACCCAGCCGCCTTTGGCTTTTTTGTAGGTGGCGGTGTCATAGAAGAAATCAAGAATTTCCTCTGAAGACATGCCCAGGGCATACATCAGGGTTGTCGCCGGCATTTTGCGGCGGCGGTCGATGCGTACATGAACGATATCCTTGGCGTCGAACTCAAAATCCAGCCAGGAACCACGGTAAGGAATAACACGGGCGGCGAACAGGAACTTGCCGGAGGAATGGGTTTTCCCCTTGTCATGGTCAAAGAATACACCTGGCGAGCGGTGCATCTGGCTGACGATCACACGTTCCGTGCCATTGACGACAAAGGTGCCGTTGTCGGTCATCAGGGGCAGGTCCCCCATATAGACGTCCTGTTCCTTGATATCCAGGACGGACCGGGCTTCGGTTTCCTCGTCGACCTCAAAAACAATCAGGCGAAGGGTCACACGCAGGGGCGCGGCATAGGTCATATCCCGCTGCTGACATTCCTCCACGTCATACTTGGGCTTTTCCAGCTCGTAGGAAACAAATTCCAGGGAAGCTGTCTCAGCAAAATCGGTAATCGGAAAGACAGATTTGAACACACCCTGCAGACCGTCACTGGTGCGATCTTCAAGAGGAATATCTGTCTGCAGGAACTGATCATAGGAGCTGACCTGCACCTTGATCAGGTTCGGCATCTCTGCCACTTCTGTAATACGTCCGAAATTTTTGCGAACTTTTTTACGACTGGAATAGGAAGTCGCCATGCTGAATCCTCGCCACAGTATTTAAAAAAACCTCTAATATCAACGCGCTAGCGGTAAAAATCAGAGTGATAAAATAAATTATCTATCTAGACGGCAGAAACCGCTTCAGAAAAAACTCCTGAAGACGGCAGCTTAAAATGGACCAAATTAACTTTAATTTCAATGGTAATATGTTGTTTTTCCACCAGAATTACCAGAACCCCATCGCGTCCAGACAGATATTTGCCCCGAAGGGCCGGATGGCCAGCCGCCCTCACAGGACGGCCGGCCACCCAAAATTGCCAACTCTTTACTTGAGTTCGACAGAAGCGCCGGCAGCTTCGAGCTTGGCTTTAAGCTCTTCAGCTTCAGCTTTCGGTGCTGCTTCTTTAACAGTCTTCGGAGCACCTTCAACCATTTCCTTGGCTTCTTTCAGGCCAAGACCGGTGATGGCGCGGACTTCTTTAATGACGTTGATTTTCTTATCGCCGGCAGCGGTAAGAACGACATCAAATTCGTCTTTTTCTTCAGCAGCTTCACCACCAGCCGGAGCACCGGCAGCAGCGACAGCAACAGGAGCAGCAGCAGAGACGCCCCATTTTTCTTCGAGCATTTTAGACAGTTCTGCAGCTTCCAGAACGGTCAGAGTTGAGAGTTCATCAACAAGCTTTTCAAGATCAGCCATTGTTCATTTCCTTAAATCAAAATTCGTTTTAAACCAAAAACCTTCGCAGTTAACCTTGCGATCCATAGGCACCAAACACACGAGCCAGCTGTCCGGCAGGCGCCTGGGTAACAGAAGCCAGCTTGCCAGCCGGCGCCTGCAGCAGACCGACAATCTTGCCGCGCAGTTCGTCAAGGGACGGCAGATCTGCCAGAGCCTTAACTCCGTTCACGTCAAGGGATGTCGCACCCATTGCACCACCAAGAACCTCGAGATCGTCGTGATCCTTGGCGAATTTTACCAGAATCTTGGCCGGCGCTACCGG
The nucleotide sequence above comes from Emcibacter nanhaiensis. Encoded proteins:
- the rpoC gene encoding DNA-directed RNA polymerase subunit beta', which encodes MSQEIMNFFNPAAKPETFDNIKISIASPEQIRSWSYGEIKKPETINYRTFKPEKDGLFCARIFGPIKDYECLCGKYKRMKYRGITCEKCGVEVTLSKVRRDRMGHIDLAAPVAHIWFLKSLPSRIGLMLDMTLKDLERVLYFENYIVVEPGLTSLKMKQLLSEEEYYRAQDEYGEDSFTAGIGAEAIKILLENVDLEAEREDLRRELAETKSELKPKKIVKRLKVIEGFLESGNQPSWMILDVLPVIPPELRPLVPLDGGRFATSDLNDLYRRVINRNNRLKRLMELRAPDIIVRNEKRMLQEAVDALFDNGRRGRVITGANKRPLKSLSDMLKGKQGRFRQNLLGKRVDYSGRSVIVVGPELLLHQCGLPKKMALELFKPFIYARLDKLGIATTIKQAKKLVEKERREVWDVLDTVIREHPIMLNRAPTLHRLGIQAFEPVLIEGKAIQLHPLVCAAFNADFDGDQMAVHVPLSLEAQLEARVLMMSTNNILSPSNGKPIIVPSQDIVLGLYYMTTEKVGEPGEGMAFGNMEEIEQALFSKVITLHSKIKARYNTVDENNEPVSLVVESTAGRLMLAQYLPKHPNVSFDLINRQLTKKEISQVIDVVYRHAGQKDTVLFADGIMRLGFREACKAGISFGKDDMVIPDAKEELINTTSEEVKEYEAQYNAGLITQGEKYNKVVDAWSQCTDRVADAMMAEISQTGVDPDTGRSREINSIYMMAHSGARGSAAQMKQLAGMRGLMAKPSGEIIETPIISNFKEGLSVLEYFNSTHGARKGLADTALKTANSGYLTRRLVDVAQDCVIVEQDCGTHAGIDISEVEEGGDVIVSLGDRILGRCAAVDVVDPVSEQTIVEAGTYLDETVVEQIENAGVATVKVRSVLTCESKVGACGKCYGRDLARGIPVNMGEAVGVIAAQSIGEPGTQLTMRTFHIGGAASSVSEQSSIEASHDGKIKLVNRNVVTDSKGRLIVMNRNMELVILDEEGRERVTHKVPYGAHLIHDEGAEIKHGDKLVEWDPYTLPIITEKGGIVRYVDLIEGVSISEKTDEATGISSKVVIDWRSQPKGADLRPRITLRDENDQVVELANGSEARYFMSVGAILSVNDGAEVHAGDVVARIPREASKTKDITGGLPRVAELFEARRPKEHAVIAEIDGYVEFGRDYKNKRRIAIRPADEEAEPVEYLIPKGKHISVQEGDFIRRGEYLIDGNPAPHDILKTMGIEALANYLVNEVQDVYRLQGVGINDKHIEVIVRQMLQKVEITSPGETTFLLGEQVDRLEFEEQNAKMEKEGRLPAKGEPLLLGITKASLQTRSFISAASFQETTRVLTEAAVSGKHDTLNGLKENVIVGRLIPAGTGATMNRLRRVAQTRDAETIATEQPQSEPLPLGDSDSAPAE
- the rpsG gene encoding 30S ribosomal protein S7; this encodes MSRRHAAEKRKVLPDPKFGDIVLTKFMNNLMVDGKKSVAERIVYGALDLVQAKTGQEPLEVFHQALDNVKPAVEVRSRRVGGATYQVPVEVRSDRAQALAIRWMIEMSRKRNENTMTERLGGELLDALNNRGASVKKREDTHRMAEANKAFSHYRW
- the fusA gene encoding elongation factor G, which gives rise to MARKTPLERYRNIGIMAHIDAGKTTTTERILFYTGVSHKIGEVHEGAATMDWMEQEQERGITITSAATTCFWNDHRINIIDTPGHVDFTIEVERSLRVLDGAVAVFDSVAGVEPQSETVWRQADKYDVPRMCFVNKMDRMGANFYRCVDMIKDRLGSVPLVTQLPIGAEAEFEGMVDLLKMKAIVWDDEGMGANYVEKDIPADMQDDCETYRMELIETVVEQDEDAMEQYLEGNEPDMDTLKKLIRKGTIAGDFVPVLCGTAFKNKGVQPLLDAVVDYMPAPVDVAAIRGVAVDDPETEMVRKSSDEEPFSALAFKIMNDPFVGTLTFCRVYSGVLETGTQVLNSVKGKKEKVGRMLQMHSNSREDIKEARAGDIVAICGLKETTTGDTLCANNKPVILERMEFPEPVISVAVEPKSKADQEKMGIALNRLAAEDPSFRVRSDEESGQTVISGMGELHLDILVDRMKREFKVEANVGAPQVAYRESIAREIEVDYTHKKQSGGSGQFGRVKMVVTPGERGSGIQFLDEIKGGNIPKEYIPGVEKGINDIAESGALIGFPIIDFSVRLIDGAYHDVDSSVLAFEIAGRGAMRQAAADAGIKLLEPMMKVEVVTPEEYMGDVIGDLNSRRGQVAGTETRGPAQVITAMVPLANMFGYVNQLRSFTQGRAQYSMQFDHYAEVPNNVAEEVKAKYAS
- the rpsL gene encoding 30S ribosomal protein S12 produces the protein MPTVNQLVRKPRKKPAARNKVPALQACPQKRGVCTRVYTTTPKKPNSALRKVARVRLTNGFEVTSYIPGEGHNLQEHAVVLIRGGRVKDLPGVRYHVLRGVLDTQGVSDRRQGRSKYGAKRPK